A portion of the Cryptomeria japonica chromosome 5, Sugi_1.0, whole genome shotgun sequence genome contains these proteins:
- the LOC131073186 gene encoding small ribosomal subunit protein eS6-like, with product MGGSDKQGFPMKQGDLTPGRVRLLMHRGEVPDTSFLYPCFCGYGRRDGERRRKSVRGCIVSPDLSVLNLVIVKKGENGLPGLTDTEKPRMRGPKRASKIRKLFNLSKEDDVRKYVNTYRRTFTSKSG from the exons ATGGGAGGCTCTGATAAGCAGGGTTTTCCAATGAAACAGGGGGATCTTACTCCAGGCCGTGTCCGGCTCCTCATGCACCGAGGTGAAGTTCCAGATACAAGTTTCCT GTACCCCTGCTTTTGTGGATATGGAAGGCGTGATGGAGAACGCAGGCGTAAATCTGTTCGAGGCTGCATTGTCAGTCCCGACCTTTCTGTTTTGAATTTAGTTATCGTGAAAAA AGGAGAAAATGGTCTGCCTGGTCTTACTGATACTGAGAAACCCAGGATGCGAGGGCCCAAGAGGGCTTCAAAGATTAGAAAACTGTTCAATCTTTCCAAGGAGGATGACGTTAGAAAGTATGTTAACACATACCGTCGGACTTTTACATCTAAATCAGGTTAA
- the LOC131876260 gene encoding leucine-rich repeat receptor-like protein kinase PXL1, with amino-acid sequence MAVIGSLGGWDYTFQQEFRAPYIHSLLLSCNPSLTEIQKEVIGSMTALRVLDFTRNALQSLPKNMGYHYRSDITQLPSDISNLTSLKLLDVSFCKHLQYMPYGMSLLTSLEYLDAFASSNIQWNKCIGDRLPISDLGTLNKLKKLGLHNNGDIIQKRMLGTMKQIENSFCEFQNLGYLSLFGCGMLKQLPNLHNLPSLKHLHIVECSNIEKFPEEFGKKGGFPKLEVFSVVNLRKMEQLPTLEEGALPSRKTLTIMQCEALQRLPQCYWNLKSVESVLLFKGSTCDDKGRKLYQDKDNIIYDINL; translated from the exons atggCAGTTATAGGTTCATTGGGGGGTTGGGATTACACATTCCAACAAGAATTCCGAGCTCCTTATATCCACTCCCTGCTACTCTCTTGTAATCCTTCTTTGACGGAAATTCAAAAAGAAGTGATTGGGAGTATGACCGCTCTCAGGGTCCTGGATTTTACACGGAATGCCCTCCAGTCGTTGCCAAAAAACATGGGAT ATCATTATCGATCTGATATTACACAACTGCCCTCCGACATTTCTAATTTGACTTCTCTAAAACTGTTGGACGTTAGTTTCTGCAAACATCTACAGTACATGCCTTATGGGATGTCACTCCTTACGTCTTTGGAGTACCTGGATGCATTTGCTTCATCAAATATACAGTGGAACAAGTGCATAGGGGATCGGCTTCCAATTAGCGATTTGGGCACCCTAAACAAACTAAAAAAGTTGGGGCTTCATAATAATGGTGATATAATTCAGAAACGAATGTTGGGAACCATGAAGCAG ATAGAAAATTCATTTTGTGAATTTCAAAATCTGGGCTATCTTAGTTTGTTCGGTTGTGGCATGTTGAAACAACTACCTAACTTGCACAATCTTCCAAGTCTAAAGCACTTGCATATAGTTGAGTGTTCCAACATTGAGAAGTTTCCAGAAGAATTTGGCAAGAAGGGAGGATTTCCTAAGTTGGAGGTATTTTCAGTGGTGAATTTGAGGAAGATGGAGCAACTACCAACATTGGAAGAAGGAGCTCTACCTTCACGTAAAACATTGACAATAATGCAGTGTGAGGCATTGCAGAGGCTACCACAGTGTTATTGGAATTTGAAGAGTGTAGAGAGTGTATTGTTGTTCAAAGGTTCTACTTGCGATGACAAAGGAAGAAAACTTTATCAAGACAAAGATAACATTATCTACGATATAAACTTATAA